A window of the Sciurus carolinensis chromosome 19 unlocalized genomic scaffold, mSciCar1.2 SUPER_34, whole genome shotgun sequence genome harbors these coding sequences:
- the LOC124973497 gene encoding olfactory receptor 2T33-like: protein MQNSSDSSGMGFILLGLFDHTLTHQVLFSLVFMTFIASLVGNALMILLIHTDPRLCTPMYFLLSQLSLMDLMLVSTIIPKMAANYLMNSTSISPAGCGSQIFLFLTLGGGECFLLAAMAYDRYVAICHPLHYHVLMSQKLCSHLAAGSWLMGGVDGLMQASATLSFPYCHSREIDHFFCEAPSLVRLACADTTVFEFFMYVCCTLMLLIPLSLIVVSYSLILAAVLRMHSATARKKAFATCSSHLAVVGLFYGALMVIYMRPKSYHSVGHGKVVSAFYTIFTPVLNPLIYSVRNKEVKGAFRNWLSKKHAM, encoded by the coding sequence ATGCAGAACTCCAGTGACTCCTCAGGGATGGGCTTCATTCTCCTGGGACTCTTTGACCACACACTGACCCATCAAGTCCTGTTTTCTCTGGTGTTCATGACCTTCATCGCCTCCCTAGTGGGCAATGCCCTGATGATCCTTCTCATCCACACTGACCCCAGACTCTGCACCCCTATGTACTTCCTGCTCAGCCAGCTCTCCCTCATGGACTTGATGCTGGTCTCTACCATCATTCCCAAAATGGCAGCCAACTACCTGATGAACTCCACGTCCATCTCTCCTGCTGGCTGTGGTTCTCAGATCTTCCTGTTCCTCACTCTGGGAGGAGGAGAGTGCTTCCTCCTGGCggccatggcctatgaccgctatgtggccatatGCCACCCACTGCACTACCATGTTCTCATGAGCCAGAAGCTGTGTTCCCACCTGGCAGCAGGCTCCTGGCTTATGGGAGGGGTTGACGGGCTGATGCAAGCCAGTGCCACTCTGAGCTTCCCCTACTGCCACTCAAGGGAGATTGACCACTTCTTTTGCGAGGCACCTTCATTGGTGCGCCTTGCCTGTGCGGATACCactgtttttgagtttttcatgTATGTCTGCTGCACCCTGATGCTCTTGATCCCTCTGTCCCTCATCGTGGTCTCATACAGTCTCATCCTGGCTGCCGTGCTGCGAATGCACTCGGCCACAGCCCGGAAGAAAgcctttgccacctgctcctcccacctggcTGTGGTGGGGCTGTTCTATGGTGCCCTCATGGTCATCTACATGAGGCCCAAGTCCTACCACTCAGTGGGCCACGGCAAAGTAGTCTCTGCATTTTACACCATCTTCACACCTGTGCTGAACCCCCTCATCTACAGTGTGAGGAACAAAGAAGTCAAGGGGGCCTTCAGAAATTGGCTGAGCAAGAAACATGCTATGTGA
- the LOC124973419 gene encoding olfactory receptor 2T8-like: MGSGNATSDFILLGLLDHSRAHQLLFGMVLIIAFTSLVGNVLMILLIYRDLWLHTPMYFLLSQLSLMDAMLVSTTVPKMAADYLTGSRSISPTGCGLQIFFLLTLGGGECFLLAAMSYDRYVAVCHPLRYPTLMSWPLCLRMTSGSWFLGAADGLMQAVTALSFPFCSGREIDHFFCEAPTLVRLACADTSVFQDVMYVCCVLMLLVPSCLILTSYGLILAAVLHMRSTEARKKAFATCSSHLAVVGLFYGAAIFIYMRPKSFRSANHDKVVSAFYTILTPMLNPLIYSLRNSEVKGALRKCVASVWP, from the coding sequence ATGGGAAGTGGGAACGCCACGTCAGATTTCATTCTCCTAGGACTCTTGGACCACTCCAGAGCCCACCAGCTTCTCTTTGGGATGGTTCTGATAATAGCTTTCACCTCCCTAGTGGGCAATGTCCTGATGATTCTCCTGATTTATCGGGACCTCTGGCTccacacgcccatgtacttccTCCTGAGCCAACTGTCCCTCATGGACGCCATGCTGGTTTCCACCACTGTGCCCAAGATGGCTGCTGACTACTTGACGGGGAGCAGGTCCATCTCCCCTACTGGCTGtggcttgcagatcttcttcctcctcactctGGGAGGTGGAGAGTGCTTCCTCCTAGCAGCCAtgtcctatgaccgctatgtggctgTATGCCACCCACTGCGCTATCCCACTCTCATGAGCTGGCCACTGTGTCTGAGGATGACCTCGGGGTCCTGGTTCCTGGGAGCAGCTGACGGCCTGATGCAGGCTGTTACTGCCCTGAGCTTCCCGTTTTGCAGTGGGCGTGAGATAGACCATTTCTTCTGTGAGGCCCCCACGCTCGTGCGCTTGGCCTGTGCTGACACGTCTGTCTTTCAGGACGTCATGTACGTCTGCTGTGTGCTGATGCTCCTAGTGCCCAGCTGCCTCATCCTGACGTCCTACGGTCTCATCCTGGCTGCCGTCCTCCACATGCGCTCCACAGAAGCCCGCAAGAAGgcctttgccacctgctcctcacatTTGGCGGTGGTAGGGCTCTTTTATGGAGCTGCCATTTTTATCTACATGAGACCCAAATCCTTCAGGTCAGCTAACCACGATAAGGTGGTGTCTGCCTTCTACACCATCCTCACCCCGATGTTGAACCCcctcatctacagtctgaggaacagcGAGGTCAAGGGGGCCCTGAGAAAGTGTGTGGCCAGTGTGTGGCCTTGA